A single window of Archangium gephyra DNA harbors:
- a CDS encoding DUF58 domain-containing protein gives MSPGRPVPTGLAVALVAAALVPAALAVAGSVFLWLALALDAAVLLLCAFDFLSAPRASDVEVRRSVEPVLSSGTANPVRLELSSRGPRPVRGQVRDEVPPGMEVRGHQQPFSLSPDSPHATVSYALTPPARGDLRLGDVHLRLLGPLGLCARQVRIPAAQTVKVYPDLTALTREALALAMASDAPAERTLRRSAEGREFESLREYRTGDDYRTVDWKASARRARTMVRVYQPERNQPVLLLLDCGRHMAGRVDGRRKLDHAVDAALRLAKVSLDAGDMVGVLAFASDVRAYLPPRKGHEHLRLLTEALYRAEAALEESDYGRAYDFAFARSSRRSLVVLFTDLVDPDASGTLLARTLALRPRHLPVVASLLDPDLQAAATAIPASEQDAYARQAAARLEEDYLRTALTLRDSGALVVRAPAKGFGAAAVNTYLHVKSRGLL, from the coding sequence GTGAGCCCCGGCCGGCCCGTCCCCACGGGGCTCGCCGTGGCCCTCGTCGCCGCGGCCCTCGTGCCCGCCGCCCTGGCCGTCGCCGGCTCCGTCTTCCTGTGGCTCGCCCTCGCCCTGGACGCGGCCGTGCTGCTGCTGTGCGCCTTCGACTTCCTCTCCGCCCCTCGTGCCTCGGACGTGGAGGTGCGGCGCTCCGTGGAGCCTGTCCTCTCCTCGGGTACCGCCAACCCGGTGCGCCTGGAGCTGAGCTCGCGCGGCCCCCGGCCCGTGCGTGGGCAGGTGCGTGACGAAGTGCCTCCGGGCATGGAGGTGCGCGGCCACCAGCAGCCCTTCTCCCTCTCCCCGGACTCGCCCCACGCCACCGTCTCCTACGCCCTCACTCCGCCCGCCCGCGGAGATCTGCGCCTCGGGGACGTGCACCTGCGCCTGCTCGGGCCGCTGGGCCTGTGCGCGCGCCAGGTGCGGATACCGGCGGCCCAGACGGTGAAGGTGTACCCGGACCTCACCGCCCTGACGCGCGAGGCGCTGGCGCTCGCCATGGCCTCGGATGCCCCCGCCGAGCGCACCTTGCGCCGCTCCGCCGAGGGCCGTGAATTCGAGTCCCTCCGCGAGTACCGCACCGGCGACGACTACCGCACCGTGGACTGGAAGGCCTCGGCACGCCGGGCCCGCACCATGGTGCGCGTGTACCAGCCCGAGCGGAACCAGCCGGTGTTGCTGCTGCTCGACTGCGGGCGCCACATGGCCGGCCGGGTGGACGGCCGCCGCAAGCTGGACCACGCCGTGGACGCGGCCCTGCGCCTGGCCAAGGTGAGCCTGGACGCGGGGGACATGGTGGGCGTGCTCGCCTTCGCCAGCGACGTGCGCGCCTACCTCCCGCCACGCAAGGGCCACGAGCACCTGCGCCTGCTCACCGAGGCCCTCTACCGCGCCGAGGCCGCCCTCGAGGAGAGCGACTACGGCCGCGCCTACGACTTCGCCTTCGCCCGCTCCTCGCGCCGCTCGCTGGTGGTGCTCTTCACGGACCTGGTGGACCCGGACGCCTCGGGCACCCTGCTGGCCCGCACCCTCGCCCTGCGCCCCCGCCACCTGCCCGTGGTGGCCTCGCTCCTGGACCCCGACCTCCAGGCCGCCGCCACCGCCATCCCCGCCTCCGAGCAGGACGCCTACGCGCGCCAGGCCGCCGCCCGCCTCGAGGAGGACTATCTGCGCACCGCTCTCACCCTTCGAGACTCCGGTGCACTCGTGGTGCGGGCCCCCGCGAAGGGCTTCGGCGCCGCCGCCGTCAACACCTATCTGCACGTGAAGTCGCGCGGCCTGCTCTAG
- a CDS encoding AAA family ATPase: MTPSPSVPASGGTALRRLLQALESTVLGQPQVVADLVTAFLARGHVLLEGVPGVAKTLTARSMASALGLDFTRVQFTPDLMPSDILGTNVFRPQDNAFQLVKGPVFTEVLVADEINRTPPKTQAALLEAMEERQVTIDGTTHALPPHFFVVATQNPLELEGTYPLPEAQLDRFLMRVRVGYPPPEAELDMVRGFHQRGGKAAQVERVLEASTLLELQTRASSVACDESVLAYAVRLIRETRANPRVRLGASPRSAQALLAAAKARAALNGGDFVTPDDVKAVCPSVLNHRLLLKAEAEVEGLTADDVLRQTLERVQVPR; this comes from the coding sequence ATGACGCCGTCGCCCTCCGTCCCGGCTTCCGGAGGCACGGCCCTGCGCCGCCTCCTCCAGGCCCTGGAGAGCACGGTGCTCGGCCAGCCGCAGGTGGTGGCGGACCTCGTCACCGCGTTCCTCGCGCGCGGGCACGTGCTGTTGGAGGGCGTCCCCGGCGTGGCCAAGACGCTCACCGCGCGCAGCATGGCCTCCGCCCTGGGGCTCGACTTCACCCGCGTCCAGTTCACCCCGGACCTGATGCCGAGCGACATCCTCGGCACCAACGTCTTCCGGCCCCAGGACAACGCCTTCCAGCTGGTGAAGGGCCCCGTCTTCACCGAGGTGCTCGTCGCCGACGAGATCAACCGCACCCCGCCCAAGACGCAGGCCGCGCTGCTGGAGGCCATGGAGGAGCGGCAGGTCACCATCGACGGCACCACGCACGCGCTGCCGCCCCACTTCTTCGTGGTGGCCACGCAGAACCCGCTGGAGCTGGAGGGCACCTACCCGCTGCCCGAGGCCCAGCTGGACCGTTTCCTCATGCGGGTGCGCGTGGGCTACCCGCCGCCCGAGGCCGAGCTGGACATGGTGCGCGGCTTCCACCAGCGCGGAGGCAAGGCCGCCCAGGTGGAGCGGGTGCTGGAGGCCTCCACCCTCCTGGAGTTGCAGACGCGGGCCTCGAGCGTCGCCTGCGACGAGTCCGTGCTCGCCTACGCCGTGCGCCTCATCCGCGAGACGCGCGCCAACCCCCGCGTGCGGCTGGGTGCCTCCCCGCGCTCGGCCCAGGCGCTGCTGGCGGCGGCCAAGGCCCGCGCGGCCCTCAACGGCGGCGACTTCGTCACCCCCGACGACGTGAAGGCCGTCTGCCCCAGCGTCCTCAACCACCGCCTGCTGCTCAAGGCCGAGGCGGAGGTGGAGGGCCTCACCGCGGACGACGTGCTCCGCCAGACGTTGGAGCGCGTCCAGGTTCCCCGGTGA